One Actinoplanes missouriensis 431 DNA segment encodes these proteins:
- a CDS encoding RNA polymerase sigma factor, giving the protein MVTQTAAAIPEKRDDDPLGADFQDFYREVAPGFHRRALARGLSEHDAHDVVQDVMLKILGRWRKVGALSPGERFGYADRALRHAITDVWRRQQRDAALGMRLRQESVDRGDPAERDSAGAEALRLVGTLTGCQYQVMVLAQEGLKPREIAAELGMRNSTVSSHLHEARRKLMTKLQAWKDSGREE; this is encoded by the coding sequence ATGGTGACGCAGACCGCGGCCGCGATCCCGGAGAAGCGGGACGACGACCCGCTCGGCGCCGACTTCCAGGACTTCTACCGCGAGGTGGCGCCCGGCTTTCACCGCCGGGCGCTGGCCCGCGGCCTCAGCGAGCACGACGCCCACGACGTCGTCCAGGACGTCATGCTCAAGATCCTCGGCCGCTGGCGCAAGGTCGGCGCGCTGTCGCCCGGCGAGCGTTTCGGGTACGCGGACCGGGCGCTGCGGCATGCCATCACGGACGTGTGGCGGCGGCAGCAGCGTGACGCCGCGCTGGGGATGCGGCTTCGGCAGGAATCGGTGGACCGAGGGGATCCGGCCGAGCGTGACTCGGCCGGCGCCGAGGCGTTGCGGCTGGTCGGGACGCTGACCGGCTGCCAGTACCAGGTCATGGTCCTGGCGCAGGAGGGGCTCAAGCCCCGCGAGATCGCCGCTGAGCTCGGCATGCGGAACTCCACGGTGAGTTCGCATCTGCACGAGGCCCGCCGGAAGTTGATGACGAAGCTTCAAGCTTGGAAGGACAGCGGCCGTGAAGAATGA
- a CDS encoding aldo/keto reductase, with product MTLSNSGTIALGGRNVHRLGFGAMRITGPGVWGPPRDPAAAVAVLRRSVELGVTFIDTADSYGPDVSENLIHEALHDGTGYGDVVIATKGGFTRQGPNIWQAVGRPEYLRQCILMSMRRLGVEQIDLWQLHRIDPLVPRDEQFGVLRSFVDEGLAKQVGLSEVSVDEVKAAQAAGVPVASVQNRYNLGDRRAEELLDYCTEQGIAFIPWAPVDAGALARPGGPLESVARAHPGTTTGQLALAWLLQRSPVMVPIPGTSSVAHLEENLAAADVKLTEDEYQTLAKAV from the coding sequence ATGACACTCTCCAACAGCGGCACGATCGCCCTGGGCGGCAGGAACGTGCACCGGCTCGGCTTCGGCGCCATGCGGATCACCGGACCCGGCGTGTGGGGTCCGCCGCGCGACCCCGCGGCGGCGGTGGCCGTGCTGCGCCGATCCGTCGAGCTCGGTGTCACGTTCATCGACACCGCCGACTCCTACGGCCCCGACGTGTCGGAGAACCTGATCCACGAGGCCCTGCACGACGGCACCGGTTACGGCGACGTGGTGATCGCGACCAAGGGCGGCTTCACCCGCCAGGGCCCGAACATCTGGCAGGCCGTCGGCCGTCCCGAGTACCTGCGCCAGTGCATCCTGATGTCGATGCGCCGCCTCGGCGTCGAGCAGATCGACCTGTGGCAGCTGCACCGCATCGACCCGCTCGTCCCCCGCGACGAGCAGTTCGGCGTGCTGCGCTCCTTCGTCGACGAGGGGCTGGCGAAGCAGGTCGGTCTCTCCGAGGTCTCGGTCGACGAGGTCAAGGCCGCGCAGGCCGCCGGCGTGCCGGTCGCCTCGGTGCAGAACCGCTACAACCTGGGCGACCGGCGTGCCGAGGAGCTCCTCGACTACTGCACCGAGCAGGGCATCGCGTTCATCCCGTGGGCGCCGGTCGACGCGGGCGCCCTGGCCCGCCCCGGCGGCCCGCTCGAATCCGTCGCCCGGGCCCATCCGGGTACGACCACCGGCCAGCTCGCGCTCGCCTGGCTGCTCCAGCGGTCACCCGTGATGGTCCCGATCCCCGGCACGTCCTCGGTCGCCCACCTCGAGGAGAACCTCGCGGCCGCCGACGTGAAGCTGACCGAGGACGAGTACCAGACCCTCGCGAAGGCGGTCTGA
- the rfbB gene encoding dTDP-glucose 4,6-dehydratase, whose amino-acid sequence MQIFVTGGAGFIGSAYVRALLQDEYAGAAGASVTVLDLLSYSGNRENLPVSDPRLNFVQGDITDSNLLHDLLPGHDVVVHFAAESHVDRSINSAVPFVTTNVLGTQVLLDAARAAGVGRFLHVSTDEVYGSIDEGSWTESWPLAPNSPYAASKAASDLMALAAHRTHGMDVVVTRCSNNYGHHQFPEKVIPLFVTNLLDGKKVPLYGDGGNVRDWLHVSDHCRGIQLALEKGRAGEVYNIGGGTELSNRELTERLLTACGADWDSVELVTDRKGHDRRYSLDISKISTELGYEPQVTLDDGLAATVAWYRDNRGWWEPLKSRSAL is encoded by the coding sequence GTGCAGATTTTCGTAACCGGTGGTGCCGGCTTCATCGGATCGGCCTACGTCAGGGCCCTCTTGCAGGACGAGTACGCAGGTGCGGCGGGCGCATCGGTGACCGTTCTGGATCTGTTGTCCTATTCGGGTAATCGCGAAAACCTCCCCGTGTCGGATCCACGACTCAATTTCGTGCAGGGCGACATCACTGATTCAAACCTGTTGCACGACTTGCTTCCCGGTCATGACGTGGTGGTGCATTTCGCCGCCGAATCCCATGTCGACCGGTCCATCAACTCCGCTGTGCCGTTCGTCACCACGAATGTGCTGGGCACGCAGGTGCTGCTGGACGCGGCCCGCGCCGCCGGGGTCGGCCGGTTCCTGCACGTCTCCACCGACGAGGTCTACGGCTCGATCGACGAGGGCTCGTGGACCGAGAGCTGGCCCCTCGCCCCGAATTCCCCGTACGCCGCCTCCAAGGCCGCCTCCGACCTGATGGCCCTGGCCGCGCACCGCACGCACGGCATGGACGTGGTGGTCACGCGCTGCTCCAACAACTACGGGCACCACCAGTTCCCGGAGAAGGTCATCCCGCTCTTCGTCACGAATCTGCTGGACGGCAAGAAAGTGCCGCTCTACGGCGACGGCGGCAATGTTCGTGACTGGCTGCACGTGTCCGATCACTGTCGAGGCATCCAGCTCGCGCTGGAGAAGGGCCGCGCCGGCGAGGTCTACAACATCGGCGGCGGCACGGAATTGAGTAACCGCGAGCTCACCGAGCGTCTCCTGACCGCCTGCGGCGCCGACTGGGACAGTGTCGAGCTGGTGACCGACCGTAAGGGACACGACAGGCGCTACTCGCTCGACATCTCGAAGATCAGCACCGAGCTGGGGTACGAGCCACAGGTCACCCTGGACGACGGGCTGGCCGCAACCGTCGCCTGGTACCGCGACAACCGCGGCTGGTGGGAGCCGCTCAAGTCCCGGAGCGCCCTCTGA
- the rfbA gene encoding glucose-1-phosphate thymidylyltransferase RfbA, which translates to MRGILLAGGTGSRLWPITKAMSKQLMPIFDKPMIYYPLTTLVSAGIREILVITTPEDQPHFERLLGDGKQFGLSLTYAQQPKPDGIAQAFRIGADFIGDEPVALILGDNIFHGVGLGRQLARFGEPAGGRVFAYPVADPERYGVVEFDESGKVLSIEEKPERPKSTYVVPGLYFYDADVVEIAGDLKPSARGELEITAVNEEYLRQGRLDVTVLDRGTVWLDTGTFQSMVQASEYVRVIEERQGLKIGCVEEAAWRLGFISDDQLRELAEPLLKSGYGEYLVRLLSAGRFGGVL; encoded by the coding sequence GTGCGTGGAATCTTGCTGGCCGGAGGTACCGGCTCCCGACTCTGGCCGATTACCAAGGCCATGTCCAAACAGCTTATGCCCATCTTCGACAAACCGATGATTTACTACCCGCTGACCACTCTGGTATCGGCCGGGATCCGCGAGATCCTCGTCATCACCACGCCCGAGGATCAGCCTCACTTTGAGCGATTGCTCGGTGACGGAAAGCAGTTCGGACTGTCGCTCACGTACGCGCAGCAGCCGAAACCGGACGGGATCGCCCAGGCCTTCCGGATCGGCGCCGACTTCATCGGGGACGAGCCGGTGGCGCTGATCCTGGGCGACAACATCTTCCACGGCGTGGGGCTCGGGCGGCAGCTGGCCCGGTTCGGTGAGCCGGCCGGGGGGCGGGTCTTCGCGTACCCGGTGGCCGATCCGGAGCGCTACGGCGTGGTGGAATTCGACGAATCGGGCAAAGTGCTCTCCATCGAGGAGAAGCCGGAGCGGCCGAAGTCGACGTACGTGGTGCCCGGTCTCTACTTCTACGACGCCGACGTGGTCGAGATCGCCGGAGACCTGAAGCCCAGCGCGCGCGGCGAGCTGGAGATCACCGCGGTGAACGAGGAGTACCTGCGGCAGGGCCGGCTCGACGTGACGGTTCTGGATCGCGGCACGGTCTGGCTCGACACCGGGACGTTCCAGTCCATGGTGCAGGCCTCGGAGTATGTGCGGGTGATCGAGGAACGCCAGGGCCTTAAGATCGGCTGCGTCGAGGAAGCGGCGTGGCGACTCGGCTTCATCTCCGACGATCAGCTGCGTGAGCTGGCCGAACCCCTGCTCAAGAGCGGTTACGGCGAGTATCTGGTCCGGTTACTTTCTGCGGGCCGATTTGGGGGAGTGCTGTGA
- a CDS encoding dTDP-4-dehydrorhamnose 3,5-epimerase family protein, with product MKISPLGIEGAFEITPVQHGDARGSFLEWYRFDHLAEAVGHPLDLAQGNLSVSARDVVRGIHFADVPPGQAKYVTCVKGAVLDVIVDIRVGSPTFGRWESVRLDDEDRKAVYLGEGLGHGFCALTEGATVAYLCSTEYRPGREHGIHPLDPTLGIAWPAETPLLSGKDAQAPSLEEARDKGLLPRYEECQNYAESLRRNHYSRTS from the coding sequence GTGAAGATCAGTCCACTGGGCATCGAGGGCGCCTTCGAGATCACGCCGGTGCAGCACGGCGACGCCCGGGGCTCGTTCCTCGAGTGGTACCGCTTCGACCATCTGGCCGAGGCCGTCGGGCACCCGCTCGATCTCGCTCAGGGCAACCTCTCCGTCTCGGCGCGTGACGTCGTCCGCGGGATCCACTTCGCTGACGTGCCGCCGGGTCAGGCGAAATATGTGACGTGCGTCAAGGGTGCCGTGCTCGACGTCATCGTTGACATCCGGGTCGGCTCGCCGACGTTCGGCAGATGGGAGTCGGTGCGCCTCGACGACGAGGACCGCAAGGCGGTGTACCTGGGCGAGGGGCTCGGTCACGGGTTCTGCGCGCTGACGGAGGGTGCCACGGTGGCGTACCTCTGCTCGACCGAGTACCGGCCCGGCCGGGAGCACGGCATCCACCCGCTCGACCCCACGCTGGGCATCGCCTGGCCTGCGGAGACGCCGCTCCTCTCGGGCAAGGACGCGCAGGCGCCGTCGCTCGAGGAGGCGCGTGACAAGGGTCTGCTGCCTCGCTACGAGGAGTGCCAGAACTACGCGGAGTCACTGCGTCGGAATCACTACAGCCGTACGTCCTAA
- the rfbD gene encoding dTDP-4-dehydrorhamnose reductase, whose translation MRWLITGAGGMLGQDLQKVLKGDDVVALGRADLDITDPAAVRAATDGADVVINAAAWTDVDGAESNEEAATAVNGHAVAGLAAVLGDRLIHISTDYVFDGTATSPIPEETPQAPLNAYGRGKAVGEKAVLAAGGYVVRTAWLYGEHGPNFVRTMLRLATERDTVDVVDDQVGPPTWSFALAQQLVALGRSDAAPGAYHGTAAGSTTWFGLARAAFALAGHDPDRVRPTTSDRFVRPARRPAYSVLGHDRWQAGAGVDPLPDWHAMLTEAMPALRA comes from the coding sequence ATGCGCTGGCTGATCACCGGGGCCGGCGGCATGCTCGGCCAGGACCTGCAGAAAGTCCTCAAGGGTGACGACGTCGTCGCTCTGGGTCGCGCCGATCTGGACATCACCGATCCGGCAGCGGTCCGAGCCGCCACCGACGGCGCGGACGTGGTGATCAACGCGGCCGCCTGGACGGACGTGGACGGCGCGGAGTCGAACGAGGAGGCCGCCACCGCCGTCAACGGCCACGCGGTCGCCGGTCTCGCCGCGGTACTCGGCGACCGGCTCATCCACATCTCCACCGATTACGTCTTCGACGGCACGGCCACCTCTCCCATTCCGGAGGAGACGCCGCAGGCGCCGCTCAACGCGTACGGCCGGGGCAAGGCGGTCGGCGAGAAGGCGGTGCTCGCGGCCGGCGGCTACGTCGTGCGGACCGCGTGGCTCTACGGCGAGCACGGCCCGAACTTCGTGCGGACCATGCTGCGGCTGGCCACCGAACGGGACACCGTGGACGTGGTCGACGACCAGGTCGGCCCGCCGACCTGGTCGTTCGCGCTGGCGCAGCAGCTGGTCGCCCTGGGCCGCTCGGACGCCGCCCCGGGCGCCTATCACGGCACCGCGGCCGGCTCGACCACCTGGTTCGGCCTGGCCCGGGCCGCTTTCGCCCTGGCCGGGCACGACCCCGATCGGGTACGCCCGACGACCAGCGACAGGTTCGTCCGGCCGGCCCGCCGCCCCGCCTACAGCGTGCTCGGCCACGACCGCTGGCAGGCCGGCGCCGGCGTCGACCCGCTGCCCGACTGGCACGCCATGCTCACCGAGGCGATGCCCGCGCTCCGGGCGTGA